Part of the Thermococcus sp. genome is shown below.
CCTGTAGCTGGTTAGTTCCTCTTCCTCCTCCTTACTCACGTAGGCGAAGCTTTTAACCGTCTCAAGGGAGTCAGCCATTATGGCGAAGGGCTTCTGTGGCCTGAATGTCCGTTTCCTCAGCTCGGCAACGACTTCCTCGTTGGTCGCGTCGCACGCTAAATGAATTCCACCGATGCCCTTGATGGCCACTATGTAACCCTTGTCTATCAGCTCCGCCGCCTTCCGGAGGGGGTCTCCGGTTATCTCCTTTCCATCGCTGGTGTATAGCCTGTAACTCGGCCCGCAGACGGGACAGCAGACGGGTTCAGCGTGGTAACGTCTGTTAAGGGGGTCTTTGTACTCGCTCTCGCAGAAGTCGCACATGGGAAATTCACGCATCGTGGTGTTTTCGCGGTCGTAGGGCAGGTCCTCGATTATGGTAAACCTCGGGCCACAGTTGGTGCAGACAATGAAAGGATACATGTAGCGCTTGTTGGTCGGGTCGAAGAGCTCCCTCAGGCAGTCCTCACAGATGGCTATGTCCGGCGGGATTATCGAGTCACCACCGCTTCCCCCCTTTGAGCTCTTCTCAATGTAGAATTCCGGAAAGCCTTGAGGAGGGATTTCCTTCTTCTCCAGCCGGTCGACCCTCGCTAGCGGGGGCTTCTTGCGGTAGATGTCCCCTATAAACGCCTCGATGTCCTCTTCCCGGCCTTCAACGACTATCTCAACTCCCGCATCGCCGAGGTTCTTGACGTATCCTCGGAGGTTGTGCTCGTGGGCTATCCTGTATATGAAGGGCCTGAACCCAACGGCCTGAACGATACCCTGAACGTGAATCTTGTACGCTTTCATACCCTCCACCGCTTTTCCTCGGTGTTTGGAGCCTTTATAGGTTTCCAAAACCAAAAGTTGAAAACGAGAGGGGAGTTTTGAACCTTTGGTGTTAGAACAATGCCCCGTACTTGTAGAAGATGTTGCAGGTTCCCTCGTAGGACACCATACACGGTCCTATGGGATGTCTCGGCGTGCATGTCTTTCCGAAGTGCGGGCAGTCGGTTGGCATCGCCAGTCCCCTCAAAACGGCTCCGCAGAGACAGCCCTTTTCGAGGTCCGGAAGGTTCTTCGGCACCTCAACTTTATAGATGTTCTTTATGTCGAGTTCCTTCCACTCGTCCCTCAGTTCAAGGCCAGTTCCAGGGAAGACTCCAAGAGCGCGCCACTTGGCATCGACGACCTCGAAGTACTTATCGATGAGCCTCTGCGCGACGACGTTTCCCTCATACCTAACGGCCCTCTTGTACTCGTTTACCACTCGCGCGTCGCCTTCCTTGTACATTCTGATGAGGAGGAGAATCGCCATGAGGACATCATTTGGCTCGAAGCCCGCTATGACCTGCGGAATCCCATAGCGTTCGCTCAGGAACTCCCAGCCCTTAACGCCTATAATCGTCGAGACGTGGCCGGCATCTATGAGGGCGTCAATCCTGCTCTTCTGCTTTATGAGAACCTCTATTCCCTGTGGGGTTAGCCGATGAACGGAGTAAATCTTGAAGTTCTCAAGGCCCTCGTTGACAACGGCGTTTATCATTCCCGCCGTTGGTGCCGTTGTCGTTTCGAAGCCCGGGCTGAAGTGGACGACGGTTTTGTCGGGGTTTTCCTTCGCAATCCTGTAAGTGTCGAAGATGGAGTAAACGA
Proteins encoded:
- the hypD gene encoding hydrogenase formation protein HypD, which translates into the protein MTIEEVVQPYRDRRIAQKLVEKIKEEAKTLDGEIRIMHVCGTHEDTITRSGIRSLLPENVKVVSGPGCPVCITPVEDIVAMQLIVKKAREEGEEIILTTFGDMYKIPTPMGSFADLKSEGFDVRIVYSIFDTYRIAKENPDKTVVHFSPGFETTTAPTAGMINAVVNEGLENFKIYSVHRLTPQGIEVLIKQKSRIDALIDAGHVSTIIGVKGWEFLSERYGIPQVIAGFEPNDVLMAILLLIRMYKEGDARVVNEYKRAVRYEGNVVAQRLIDKYFEVVDAKWRALGVFPGTGLELRDEWKELDIKNIYKVEVPKNLPDLEKGCLCGAVLRGLAMPTDCPHFGKTCTPRHPIGPCMVSYEGTCNIFYKYGALF